Below is a genomic region from Verrucomicrobiia bacterium.
GTGGCGTTTGCCGATTACATCGCCAATATGGATTTGGGGGAGGATTTGGTTTGTTACATCGTCGGTTCCGTTCTGGAAAACTGTGGAGAAGAGTTGAAAAAGCTGGAGCGGGATACGAAGCCCTTGGAGAATATCAAACGACCGTTTTACCGGATTTCCTACGATGAAGCGGTCGCCAAACTGCAAGCGGCGGGGTCGGGCATCACCTGGGGCACCGATTTGGGGGGGGAGGACGAGACGATTTTGACCAAGATGTATGACAAACCGGTGTACGTATATTGCTATCCCAAGGAATGCAAGGCGTTCTATATGAAACTGAACCCGGAAAATCCAAAGACGGTGCTTTGCGCCGATTTATTGGCGCCGGAGGGATACGGGGAAGTCATCGGCGGATCGCAACGGGCGGATGATTATGACGAGCTGCTCTCCCGGCTGCGTGAGCACAGCTTATCGGAAGAGGCGTACAAATGGTATCTCGACTTGAGAAAGTACGGCAGCGTGCCGCATTCGGGTTTCGGGCTGGGGATTGAGCGCACCGTCGCTTGGCTTTGCGGGCTGCCCCACGTGCGGGAGACCATCCCGTTTGCCAGGATGCTGTACCGGTTATATCCGTAATGGGCGAAAAACTCAAAGTCGCTTCCGCAAGTGAAATTCCTCCCGGAGGGCGCCTGGTTGTTGAAGCGGCCGGGAAGCAGATTGCCATTTTCAACGTCAACGGAAAATTGATTGCCTGCGACAACGTCTGTCTGCATCGGGGGGGACCCTTGGGGGAAGGGGATATTGAAGAGCTCATTGTCACCTGCCCCTGGCACGGCTGGCAGTACGATCTGGCCACAGGAGTATGTTTGATGAATCCAAAAGCAAAAATTCCCCTCTATCCGACGACTGTGGAGGAGGATTCCGTTTGGGTGGAGATATAAACCGTTTGACTTGCACAGTTGCCTCCCTTGCCTCCCGCCGGGGGAAATGGTAACTTGGCAACAGGTCAAAAGTGATAAAAGAAGAAAATGGAACAGGAGGAAAAATGGCATTAGTGGAATATTCAGTTAAAAACGGCATTGCCATACTGGAACTGAACGACCCGCCCGCCAACACCTACACCTACGAAATGATGCGGGAGCTGGATGACTGCATTCTAAAGGCGCGGTTCGAGGATTCGGTTTATGTCATCCTCTTGCGCGGGCATGGGGACAAGTTTTTTTCGGCGGGGGCCAACATCCGGATGCTGGCAACAGTCACACCGGAATTCAAGTATTATTTTTGTCTGCACGCCAACGAAACCTTGAACCGGCTGGAGCAAACCCCCAAGCTGGTCATCGCCGCTTTGAACGGGCATACCGTCGGCGGGGGACTGGAAATCGCCCTGGCGGCGGATATCCGCATTGCCCGGCGGGGAGCGGGAAAAATCGGGCTGCCGGAAGTGACGCTCGGCGTTCTGCCGGGAACGGGGGGCACCCAGCGGCTTGGCCGCCTCATCGGCAAATCGAAGGCCATCGAGATGATGGCCACCGGGCGGACGTTTGAATTTGAGGAAGGGATGCAGCTGGGCATCGTCAACCAAGTATACGAATCGGAGGGATTTTTCGAGAAGGTTATGGAGTACGCCTCCCAGTTCGTTCCGCCCAAGAAGGCCTCGCGCGCGGTGGGGAGAATCAAACGCTCGGTCTGCTCCGGGGTGGAAGTACCTTTCTCCGAAGGGTTGGCCATCGAGCGGGAGTTGCAGCAGCAGCTTTTTATGTCCTCCGACGCCAAGGAGGGTTTGACCGCCTATGTGGAGAAGCGGACGCCGCAGTTTGCGGGGAAGTAGTAGTTCTTGGGTAGCTCGACTTCAGTCGGAGAAGTTTTCCGACACTAAAGTGTCGGCTACCTTTTAATTCGGGGAGATATACATGGTATCGGCGAAGGAAATAGACGAGCAGCTGTCCATTTTGCAGGAGACGGGGCGGAAGATTTCGGAGTGCTTTTCCTCCTTTGGGTCCCGGATGGATTTCAAGCCGTCGCCGGAGAAATGGTCGGCGCGGGAGGTTTTGCATCATCTGACCGACTCCGAAATCGTTCTGGCCTACCGGCTGCGGACTTTGCTTTCGGAGCGGGAGCCGATGCTCAAGGCGTTCGACCAGAATTCGTGGTCGGCCACCCTTGCGCCGGAACGGGAGGAACTCACCTTTATGAAGGGGGCATTCGAGGCGAACCGGAATTTGACCATCCGGCTTTTGAAAAAAATTCCGGCGGCCTTGTGGGAGAAGAAAGGGGTTCATGAAGAGGCCGGGGAGATGCGGACGTATGATTTGGTGGTGCGGAACACGAGCCATTGTTTGCGCCATTTGGAGCAATTGCAGAAACTCTCCGAGGCCTCGCAGGGGGTGAAAGCATGAGCGTGATCCGGCAGCAGGCGGTGGAGCGGAAAAAAATGTTTGTCGGCGGGAAGTGGCTGGAGGGGACGGGGAAAACGTTTGAAGTTTTCAATCCAGCTACCGAGGAGATCATCGCACTCGTTCCGGATGCCACGGAAATCGAAGTAGGCGCGGCCGTCACCGCCGCGCGCGCCGCCCTCGAAGAAGGACCTTGGGGGAAAATGCCGGCCCGGGAGCGGGGGCGGCTTATTTACAAACTGGCGCGGCGAATTTCGGAAAAAGCAGAAGAATTAGCCCGCCTTGAAAGTTTGAATAACGGCAAACCGTATTTCGAGTCCTCCCGAGTGGATTTGCCATCCACTGTTGAGTGCTTCGAATACTATGCAGGATGGGCGGATAAAATCGAAGGGGAGACGATACCGGTTTCCGGGCCGTATCTGAACTACACCCTGCGGGAGCCGGTCGGGGTGGTGGGCTGCATCGTTCCCTGGAATTTTCCTTTGCTTTTGGCCGCCTACAAAGTTGCTCCAGCTTTGGCCTGCGGGAATACGGTCATCTTGAAACCAGCAGAGGAGACGCCTTTGACTGCTTTGCGTCTCGGTGAACTGGCGCAGGAAGTCGGTATTCCGGAAGGAGTTTTCAACGTCATTACCGGGCTGGGGCCGTCCACCGGCGCGGCACTGGTTCGCCATCCGAGCGTTGACAAAATCGCCTTCACCGGCTCGACTTCCACGGGGCAGGAGATAATGAAGATGGCGGCGGGTTCGCTCAAAAAAGTTTCTTTGGAACTGGGAGGAAAGTCGCCGAACGTGGTGTTCGCCGACGCCGATTT
It encodes:
- a CDS encoding Rieske (2Fe-2S) protein, yielding MGEKLKVASASEIPPGGRLVVEAAGKQIAIFNVNGKLIACDNVCLHRGGPLGEGDIEELIVTCPWHGWQYDLATGVCLMNPKAKIPLYPTTVEEDSVWVEI
- a CDS encoding enoyl-CoA hydratase-related protein; translated protein: MALVEYSVKNGIAILELNDPPANTYTYEMMRELDDCILKARFEDSVYVILLRGHGDKFFSAGANIRMLATVTPEFKYYFCLHANETLNRLEQTPKLVIAALNGHTVGGGLEIALAADIRIARRGAGKIGLPEVTLGVLPGTGGTQRLGRLIGKSKAIEMMATGRTFEFEEGMQLGIVNQVYESEGFFEKVMEYASQFVPPKKASRAVGRIKRSVCSGVEVPFSEGLAIERELQQQLFMSSDAKEGLTAYVEKRTPQFAGK
- a CDS encoding DinB family protein, producing MVSAKEIDEQLSILQETGRKISECFSSFGSRMDFKPSPEKWSAREVLHHLTDSEIVLAYRLRTLLSEREPMLKAFDQNSWSATLAPEREELTFMKGAFEANRNLTIRLLKKIPAALWEKKGVHEEAGEMRTYDLVVRNTSHCLRHLEQLQKLSEASQGVKA
- a CDS encoding aldehyde dehydrogenase family protein; amino-acid sequence: MSVIRQQAVERKKMFVGGKWLEGTGKTFEVFNPATEEIIALVPDATEIEVGAAVTAARAALEEGPWGKMPARERGRLIYKLARRISEKAEELARLESLNNGKPYFESSRVDLPSTVECFEYYAGWADKIEGETIPVSGPYLNYTLREPVGVVGCIVPWNFPLLLAAYKVAPALACGNTVILKPAEETPLTALRLGELAQEVGIPEGVFNVITGLGPSTGAALVRHPSVDKIAFTGSTSTGQEIMKMAAGSLKKVSLELGGKSPNVVFADADLDAAVKGAVSGIFYGKGEVCTAGSRLLVEEKIHGPFMEKLVERAKKMTPGDPFDAKTRLGPLVSKNQMDRVLGYIKAGKEDGAQVLTGGGRPAVGNGKGYFVEATVFDRVETNMKIAQEEIFGPVLATIQFENLEEAVQKANSTAYGLAAGIWTKDVKKAHAFAKAVKAGTVWINTYGDYDAAAPFGGYKMSGFGRDLGKAALDSYTQLKTVWVNLG